GTCCGTGGTCGTTCTGCCAGCTGATGACGCCCTGCTCGGTCTCGCTGCCGAAGACGCCGTCGGAGGTGACGCCGACCTTGTCCTGGATCTGCTCGACGACGATGCCACGGTCGCCGACGCGCACGACGTCGTCGAAGGACGAGCTGCTGGTCGCGGTGCCGGCGCTCGGTGCGCTGGCGGTCGAGGTCGACGACGCCGGTGCCTCGGGTCCGCCCTGGGCGGCGGCGCCCGTCGCGGTCATCATCGATGCTCCGAGGCCGAGGGCCGTTGCGGCGAGGACTCCGGCGCCAGCGCGGTGCGCGGCGGTCCGGTGCGTGCGACGTGCGCTGTGACGCGCGGTGTGGAAGGTACTCATGTAGATCTCCTGCGCCCGCGGCGAGCTCTGCTCCACCACGCCTACCGGCACTGCAGGGGAAACCTCCGGGGTGGTAGGTCACGGCGTGCCCCGAAGTACCCCGACGCGTGTCGGGGCCGCGGAGAACACTAGGCCATTTGGTCACGAAATGGTAACGAGCGCTTGGGGTGGCGCAGCTCGTCGACATCCACCCCGTCGCCGCCCGGCATGCGCCTCGCGACGTACGCCGGGTGTCGCTCACGGGCGGATGTCGCAGGGCGACGACCCGAGGAGTGTGGACACATCACCAGCCGACTCCAGGAGGACCCCATGAACACCCTGATCACCGCACTGCCCGAGCTTGCCGTCCATGCCGGCGACGGCCGGTGGGCCGAAGGCGCAGGACCGCCCTTCGTCATCTTCCCGCTCGTCTGGCTGCTGCTCGTCGGCGGGATCATCACCGTCGCCGTCCTGGGTCGCCGCCGCCGCGAGGCCACCGCCGGACGCCGCTCGGGCGAGCGGCTGCTCGCCGAGCGGTACGCCGACGGGTCGATCGACGAGGAGGAGTACCGCGCCCGACGCACGGTGTTGCGCGAGAAGTGATCTCGAGACGAAGGGGGGAGCCGCGGGCTCCCCCCTTCGTCATGGCGTCAGGCGAGGCCGGACTGGAAGGCGAAGACCACGAGCTGGGCCCGGTCACGGGCGCCGAGCTTGATCATCGCCCGGCTGACGTGAGTACGCGCGGTGGCCGGGCTGACGACGAGACGCTCGGCGATCTCCTTGTTGTTCATCCCCTCGGCGACGAGGGTGACGACCTCTCGCTCGCGCTCGGTGAGGTCGGCCAGGCGGGGGTGCGGTCGGGGACGTCGGGGTGCGTTGGCGGTGAACTCGCGGATGAGGGTCCGGGTCACCGACGGCGAGAGCAGGGCGCCACCGTCGGCCACCGTCTCGATCGCCTCGACCAGAGTCGCGGGCGGGGTGTTCTTCAGCAGGAATCCGCTCGCGCCGTGCCGGAGCGCATCGAAGACGTACTCGTCGAGCTCGAAGGTCGTCAGCACGAGGACGCGCGTGTGCGAGAGGTCGGGGTCCCCGACGATCCGACGGGTCGCCTCGAGCCCGTCGATACCGGGCATCCGGATGTCCATGAGGACGACGTCGGGACGGGTGGCGCGCGCCAGGGCGACCGCGGCGATCCCGTCGGCGGCCTCGCCCGCGATGGTGAGACCCTCGGTGGCCTCCACGAGGGCCCGCAGTCCGAGGCGGACGAGCTCCTGGTCGTCGACGAGCAGCACGGAGGTCACGGGGACTCCTTCGGTGGGGCAGGCAGGACGGCGTGGATCCGGAAGGTGTGCGGTCGAGGACCCGGGCCGTGGGCCAGCTCGCCGCCGAGCTGGGTCGCGCGGTGGCGCATCCCGGTGATGCCGAGTCCGGCCACGTGGTCGTCGGCGTGGAGGTCCTGGTTGGTGACGGTAACCGTGACGGCGTCCTCGTCGCGACCCACGCGGACCTCGGCGCGAGGATGCGCCGAGTGCTTGACGACATTGGTGAGGGACTCCTGGACGATCCGGTACACGGCCAGATCGGTGGCCGCGGGCAGCGCTGCGTCGACACCGCTCACCTCGAGATCCACCTCGACGCCCGCCGCCCGCACCCGCTCGCACAGGGCGCCGAGTCGGGCCACTCCCGGGGTCGGTGCCCGCGAGTCGTCCGGCGCCCCGGAGTCCTCGGGCCGAAGGGTGGACAGCGTGGTCCGCAGCTCCTCCAGGGCCTCCGCGCTCGCCGCGCTGATCGCCCGCAGGGCCTCCTCCGGCTGGCCCGGGCGCGCCGCCCGGACGTGCAGGGCGATGTCGGCCTGCATCTGGATCGCGGCGAGACCGTGACCGACGACGTCGTGGACCTCCTGAGCGAGCCGGACGCGTTCTGCCTGGACGAGCCGCTCGTCGGCGTCCGCCCGGGAGCGGGCCCTGGCGTCCGCGAGCACCTGGCGAGCCCACCCGATGGTGAAGGGCAGCACGACCCAGGTGGCAGCCGGCACGACACCGGCGACGGCGCTGCCACCCGGTGGCTGGGTGAAGAGGTGGACGAGCAGCGCGACGAAGGCCCCCGACGACCAGAGCGCCGCCTCGCGGGTGGGGCGGTGCCGGGCGATGGCGAAGACCGCCACGGCGAGGCTGAGCAGAACCGGACCGTACGGGTGGCCGAGCGCGAGGTAGGTGGCGGTCGCGGTGGTCGTGACGACGAGGGTCCACACCGGCTGCCGCCGCCGCAGCACCAGCGCGACGGCGGCCGTGGCGACGAGGGCGAGCGCCAGAGCATCGGGCGGGACGGCGTCGCTGGCCCCCGGGCCGAAGGGGGGTCCGTCACCGGGTCCCTGCCCCTGGCGTCCCCACGGGCCCTCGCCCCCGCCGAGGAAGGGGAGGGTGACGAGGCCGAGCACGGCGAGCAGCAGCGCGAGCGGGACCTCGCGCAGCCACCCGGGACCTCGTGCGGGCGCCGGCCGACCGGTGCTGCGTCGCGGCACGGCTCTCCCTTCGTCGGTGTGGGCGATGTCCACTCTCGCGCAGGAGGGCCCACCCGTCACCCCGCCTGCGGCGTAACAGGGCCTACGTCCCCGGACGTAGCTGCGGTTGCGTCCGGTGGGTGACGCGCCCGCGCCCGTGCGGCAGGACTCTTGGAGCCATGTCCACCGCCACGACCACTCGCCGACCTTCGACCGCCGCCGATGCCCGGCGACCGCGGATGAGGCCCGCCCTGCGCAAGGGGGTGCTCGTCCTCCACCTGCTCTCGGTGGGCGGATGGATCGGGATCGACGTCCTCGTCGGTGCACTCGTCCTCGCCGGGACGCTCGGCGATCCGGCGACGGCCGGTCTGGCCTACCGGGCCCTCGGGAGCTTCGTCGTCGTCCCGATGCTCACAGCCGCACTCGCGAGCCTCGCGACCGGGCTGCTGCTCGGCCTGGGGACGAAGTGGGGTCTGGCTCGGTACTGGTGGGTGCTCGTCAAGCTCGGTCTCACGCTCGTGCTCACGGTGCTGATCGTCGTCGCGCTACGGCCGGGGATGCCCGAGGTGGTCCTCCACGGTGAGCAGCTGGCGGCCGGCCTCGTGCCGGAGGGGGACGTCTCGGAGCTGGTCTTCCCGCCGATCGTGTCCCTCGTCGTGCTCTCCCTGGCGACTGTCCTCTCGGTGTACAAGCCGTGGGGGCGCACTCGACGCTGACCGGCCAGCATGCCTTGACCCCGCCGGCGCAACGCCGAGGGGCCCCGACCGTGACGGTCGGGGCCCCTCGATGGTGGCGACGCGGTGCGTCGTCACTGGTGGATCAGACGCGACCGTAGGTGACGGCGCTGGTCCAGATGGCGCGCTTGGTCGTGTCGACGCGCGAGTTGCCGGCGTCGTACATCTGGCCGTTGCCGGCGTAGATGCCCATGTGCCAGGCGGGGGCACCGAAGAAGACGAGGTCGCCGACGCGGGGC
The genomic region above belongs to Janibacter limosus and contains:
- a CDS encoding SHOCT domain-containing protein, with the translated sequence MNTLITALPELAVHAGDGRWAEGAGPPFVIFPLVWLLLVGGIITVAVLGRRRREATAGRRSGERLLAERYADGSIDEEEYRARRTVLREK
- a CDS encoding response regulator transcription factor — encoded protein: MTSVLLVDDQELVRLGLRALVEATEGLTIAGEAADGIAAVALARATRPDVVLMDIRMPGIDGLEATRRIVGDPDLSHTRVLVLTTFELDEYVFDALRHGASGFLLKNTPPATLVEAIETVADGGALLSPSVTRTLIREFTANAPRRPRPHPRLADLTEREREVVTLVAEGMNNKEIAERLVVSPATARTHVSRAMIKLGARDRAQLVVFAFQSGLA
- a CDS encoding sensor histidine kinase, translated to MPRRSTGRPAPARGPGWLREVPLALLLAVLGLVTLPFLGGGEGPWGRQGQGPGDGPPFGPGASDAVPPDALALALVATAAVALVLRRRQPVWTLVVTTTATATYLALGHPYGPVLLSLAVAVFAIARHRPTREAALWSSGAFVALLVHLFTQPPGGSAVAGVVPAATWVVLPFTIGWARQVLADARARSRADADERLVQAERVRLAQEVHDVVGHGLAAIQMQADIALHVRAARPGQPEEALRAISAASAEALEELRTTLSTLRPEDSGAPDDSRAPTPGVARLGALCERVRAAGVEVDLEVSGVDAALPAATDLAVYRIVQESLTNVVKHSAHPRAEVRVGRDEDAVTVTVTNQDLHADDHVAGLGITGMRHRATQLGGELAHGPGPRPHTFRIHAVLPAPPKESP